A region from the Candidatus Electrothrix scaldis genome encodes:
- a CDS encoding type II toxin-antitoxin system VapC family toxin — translation MSKVYIETSIISYLTARPSSNLIAAAWQKETIDWWDSEKPRFKLYISEVVIEEAGRGNLDAASRRLSALDGLEILKINKEIVALSKILIQDGGIPKKALDDALHVAIASVHAVEFLLTWNCRHINNAEMKPKIRKIIEAYGFQSPEIATPIELMGRRDDD, via the coding sequence ATGAGCAAAGTCTATATTGAAACCTCTATAATTTCTTATTTGACAGCACGACCATCCAGTAATCTCATTGCCGCTGCATGGCAAAAAGAAACGATTGATTGGTGGGATTCTGAAAAACCGCGATTTAAGCTATATATTTCAGAGGTTGTGATTGAAGAGGCTGGCAGGGGGAACCTAGATGCAGCATCAAGGAGACTTTCTGCACTTGATGGCCTTGAGATCCTTAAAATAAATAAAGAGATAGTCGCGTTATCCAAGATCCTGATTCAGGATGGCGGAATCCCGAAAAAGGCGCTGGATGACGCATTACATGTTGCGATAGCTTCCGTTCATGCAGTTGAATTTTTACTCACATGGAATTGTAGACACATAAACAACGCGGAAATGAAGCCGAAAATAAGAAAAATTATAGAAGCGTATGGATTTCAGAGTCCTGAAATTGCTACTCCAATCGAATTGATGGGGAGGAGAGATGATGATTGA
- a CDS encoding cytochrome c, with product MCKKRVILICFLFFIVQNAHSEEVTNTARNVTSSSDKDTRQLVSMPQQTLEIMRQDMLEYLATLSEIIGYLAANNLEAAADVAERKMGRSSMGKHRGTGMGPGRFMPPAMHSIGRGMHEAASEVATAAKQGDLKGAYTSLQKVTSSCVACHYSYRTR from the coding sequence ATGTGTAAAAAAAGAGTTATATTGATATGTTTCCTTTTCTTTATCGTTCAAAATGCTCACAGCGAGGAGGTGACAAATACAGCACGCAATGTAACAAGTTCTTCTGACAAAGATACTCGTCAACTCGTATCAATGCCTCAACAAACACTCGAAATTATGCGTCAAGATATGTTAGAATATCTGGCTACTCTGAGCGAAATTATCGGTTATCTGGCAGCAAATAACCTTGAGGCTGCTGCAGATGTTGCAGAGAGAAAAATGGGTCGAAGCTCAATGGGAAAGCATCGTGGCACGGGTATGGGACCAGGTCGATTTATGCCGCCTGCAATGCACAGTATAGGGCGGGGAATGCACGAAGCTGCATCTGAAGTGGCAACAGCAGCAAAGCAAGGCGATCTCAAGGGCGCATATACGTCTTTGCAAAAAGTGACAAGTTCCTGCGTGGCCTGCCATTATAGTTATCGTACACGGTAG
- a CDS encoding FAD-dependent oxidoreductase, with protein sequence MGKGMEHRAGSVMVVGGGIAGIQTALDLTELGYYVYLLEKAPVVGGVMAQLDKTFPTNDCSLUILAPKLVEAGRSPNIEMITNADLLALDGKPGDFTVKVRKRPRYIDADKCTACGLCTQYCPKHLSDAYNEGLSLTRPIHIDYAQAVPATYYIDPSACMSVQHDTCQICVPVCQSHAIDFSQQPEEVDIKVGAMVLSPGFGRIDDATLEKYSYGQHPDVLTAVEFERMTNASGPFLGEVKCFSDGRHPKSLAFIQCVGSRDLGCDNGYCSSVCCMYAIKEAMVAKEHDPEVDITVYYMDIRTQGKDFDKARERAEAMGVKFVRAKVAGVTPWENSLRLTYSTLDGKHEFKPHDMVVLSVGLEAPKDAQGIADMTGIELNQYDFAKTDTFSPLNTSVEGVVVAGAFQGPKDIPESVTQASATAGIVSGMLEKQRGLGIVHKSYPDEKAMDEEVRIGVFVCHCGINIASVVDVHKVEDSVEGMEGVVYHTDSLYSCSADAVQTLKDRIIEHNLNRVVIAACSPRTHEPLFQETLRDAGLNRCLIEMVNIRDQCSWVHAGEPEAATDKSQDLLRMAVAKARGMKPLPEQTVPVTPKALIIGAGIAGMTVALSLAEQGFDSVLVEKGERLGGSLGLLNHTLDAHETASHLQKLVAEVEANEHVDVLTKAELKDFSGFVGNFSSVVAEEGGAEHTVDHGVVVLATGGHEHRPDGYLLEENDKVVTQTELEQQLAADGKAPESIIMVQCAGSRGDDLKYCSKVCCNHAVKNALKIKELNPASQVIVLYRDMRTYGYAEDAYREARLKGVIFIPYELAQKPKISVKGKGKKLTVSFFDALLQEDVEMNPDMVALSVGIAPDGTEDLSKLLKAPLTDDRFFLEAHVKLRPVELPVSGVYVCGLAHAPKPVDETITQAQAAAAKAAIPLVKGKVSIDPIVSVVEQEKCIGCGICASLCPFGAIEMIKVDKKRKAQTIAASCKACGICSSHCPTFAISMGGFTNEQIMDQIAAFGNIQADEPVEA encoded by the coding sequence ATGGGAAAAGGAATGGAACACAGGGCCGGATCAGTAATGGTCGTGGGCGGAGGTATCGCCGGGATACAGACCGCCCTTGACCTGACTGAACTTGGTTATTACGTCTACCTGCTGGAAAAAGCGCCGGTTGTGGGCGGGGTTATGGCCCAGCTCGATAAGACTTTTCCGACCAATGACTGCTCTCTCTGAATACTCGCGCCTAAGCTGGTAGAGGCCGGTCGGTCTCCAAACATAGAGATGATCACCAATGCAGATCTTCTGGCATTGGACGGAAAACCGGGTGATTTTACTGTCAAGGTACGTAAACGCCCACGTTATATTGATGCGGACAAGTGTACTGCCTGCGGGCTCTGTACCCAATATTGTCCCAAGCACCTTTCTGATGCATATAATGAAGGATTGTCGCTGACTCGTCCTATTCATATTGATTATGCCCAGGCTGTGCCTGCGACCTATTATATTGATCCGTCAGCCTGTATGTCTGTGCAGCATGATACCTGTCAGATCTGCGTGCCGGTCTGCCAGAGTCATGCCATTGACTTTAGTCAGCAACCTGAAGAGGTTGATATCAAGGTTGGGGCAATGGTGCTGTCGCCAGGCTTTGGCCGGATTGATGATGCCACCTTGGAAAAATATTCCTACGGTCAACATCCTGATGTGCTTACAGCGGTAGAATTTGAGCGCATGACCAATGCTTCTGGTCCCTTCCTCGGTGAGGTGAAATGCTTCTCTGATGGGCGCCATCCCAAGTCATTGGCCTTTATTCAGTGTGTGGGTTCCAGGGATCTGGGGTGTGATAATGGCTATTGCTCTTCAGTTTGCTGTATGTATGCCATCAAGGAAGCAATGGTGGCCAAGGAGCATGACCCGGAAGTGGATATCACCGTCTATTATATGGATATCCGCACCCAGGGCAAGGATTTTGATAAGGCCAGGGAACGGGCCGAGGCTATGGGCGTGAAGTTTGTCCGGGCCAAGGTTGCCGGAGTGACTCCTTGGGAGAATAGCCTACGCTTGACCTATTCCACTTTGGATGGCAAGCATGAGTTTAAGCCTCATGATATGGTGGTGCTTTCTGTTGGCCTGGAAGCTCCCAAGGATGCTCAGGGTATTGCCGACATGACGGGCATTGAGCTCAATCAGTATGATTTTGCCAAAACAGATACCTTTAGCCCCCTGAATACCAGCGTGGAAGGCGTGGTTGTTGCTGGTGCCTTCCAAGGCCCCAAGGATATCCCAGAGTCTGTTACGCAGGCCTCGGCAACAGCTGGTATCGTGTCTGGAATGTTAGAAAAACAGCGCGGACTGGGCATTGTCCATAAGTCCTACCCGGACGAGAAAGCGATGGATGAGGAAGTCCGCATCGGGGTTTTTGTCTGTCATTGCGGTATCAATATCGCTTCGGTGGTGGATGTCCATAAGGTGGAGGACTCAGTTGAGGGCATGGAAGGGGTTGTCTACCATACTGATTCCCTCTACTCCTGTTCTGCGGATGCAGTCCAGACCCTTAAAGATAGGATTATTGAGCATAATCTGAATCGGGTGGTTATTGCGGCCTGTTCTCCGCGAACCCATGAGCCGCTTTTTCAGGAGACCCTGCGGGATGCAGGCCTGAATCGTTGCCTGATTGAGATGGTCAATATCCGTGACCAATGTTCCTGGGTGCATGCTGGCGAGCCGGAAGCAGCTACTGATAAGTCGCAGGATCTGTTGCGCATGGCAGTTGCTAAGGCCAGAGGTATGAAACCTCTGCCGGAACAGACTGTGCCGGTTACCCCTAAGGCCTTGATCATCGGCGCGGGTATTGCCGGTATGACCGTGGCCTTGAGTCTGGCAGAGCAGGGCTTTGACTCTGTGCTGGTGGAAAAAGGAGAACGGCTGGGAGGCAGCTTGGGGCTGTTGAACCATACTCTGGATGCCCACGAGACCGCCTCGCATCTGCAAAAACTGGTTGCTGAGGTCGAGGCCAACGAGCATGTTGACGTGCTGACCAAGGCCGAGCTCAAGGATTTCTCCGGCTTTGTCGGTAACTTCTCCTCTGTGGTCGCTGAGGAAGGTGGTGCTGAGCACACGGTGGATCACGGGGTTGTGGTCCTGGCAACAGGTGGGCATGAGCATCGTCCTGATGGCTATCTGCTGGAGGAGAACGATAAGGTGGTCACCCAGACCGAGCTGGAGCAGCAACTGGCTGCGGACGGTAAGGCACCGGAATCTATTATCATGGTCCAGTGTGCCGGTTCACGCGGTGATGATCTCAAGTATTGCTCCAAGGTCTGCTGTAATCATGCAGTTAAGAATGCGCTCAAGATCAAGGAACTGAATCCTGCCAGTCAGGTGATCGTCCTGTATCGGGATATGCGGACCTATGGTTATGCCGAGGATGCCTATCGTGAGGCGCGACTTAAGGGCGTGATCTTCATTCCTTATGAGTTGGCTCAGAAACCGAAGATTTCTGTTAAAGGCAAAGGTAAGAAGCTCACAGTGAGCTTCTTTGATGCTCTGTTGCAGGAAGATGTGGAGATGAACCCGGATATGGTGGCCCTGTCCGTGGGTATTGCCCCGGATGGTACCGAAGATCTGAGCAAGCTGCTCAAGGCACCACTCACCGATGATCGCTTTTTCCTGGAGGCTCATGTGAAGTTGCGGCCAGTGGAACTGCCGGTCTCCGGGGTCTATGTCTGTGGCCTGGCCCACGCACCAAAACCTGTGGATGAGACCATTACCCAAGCCCAGGCAGCTGCGGCCAAGGCGGCTATTCCCCTGGTGAAAGGCAAGGTAAGCATTGATCCTATTGTCTCGGTAGTTGAGCAGGAGAAATGTATTGGGTGTGGTATCTGTGCCAGCCTTTGTCCCTTTGGCGCTATTGAGATGATCAAGGTAGATAAGAAGCGCAAGGCCCAGACCATTGCCGCCTCCTGTAAGGCCTGTGGTATCTGTTCCAGCCATTGTCCAACCTTTGCCATCTCTATGGGCGGGTTCACCAATGAGCAGATCATGGATCAGATTGCCGCCTTTGGTAATATACAGGCGGATGAACCGGTTGAGGCGTGA
- a CDS encoding Uma2 family endonuclease: MELAQQECYTWQDYRKIPDNERYELISGTFYAMSPAPLRFHQEISMELARQLSNYLLDHSCSVYPAPFDVRLPAAQESPNTSTTVLQPDISIICDAKKLDQHGCVGAPDFIAEISSPSTAAHDNITKTALYEQFEVREYWIIHPLDRLVTVRLLGQDHFFLPPHIHAGKGMLALTILPELEIDLDLLFRSITLNDQTLFSI, from the coding sequence GTGGAGTTAGCACAACAGGAATGCTACACATGGCAGGATTACAGGAAAATTCCTGACAATGAACGTTACGAGCTGATATCCGGCACGTTCTATGCCATGAGTCCGGCACCATTACGCTTTCATCAGGAAATCAGCATGGAGCTTGCCCGGCAACTCAGCAACTATCTTCTTGATCACTCCTGCTCGGTCTATCCTGCCCCCTTTGATGTCCGCCTTCCTGCTGCCCAGGAATCACCAAACACAAGCACTACTGTGTTGCAACCAGATATCTCCATTATCTGTGACGCGAAAAAACTGGACCAACACGGCTGTGTCGGTGCCCCGGACTTTATTGCTGAAATCAGCTCTCCTTCCACGGCTGCCCATGATAATATCACAAAAACAGCCCTCTATGAACAGTTTGAAGTTCGAGAATATTGGATTATCCACCCGCTGGACAGGCTGGTCACGGTCCGTCTTCTCGGCCAAGATCATTTCTTCCTTCCTCCACATATTCATGCGGGCAAAGGCATGCTCGCGTTGACCATACTCCCTGAACTTGAGATTGATCTGGACCTCCTGTTCCGAAGCATTACGCTCAACGACCAGACTCTATTTTCCATATAA
- the acsC gene encoding acetyl-CoA decarbonylase/synthase complex subunit gamma: MALTGIQILKMLPKKNCGECDIPTCLAFAMKVAAGQAEIETCPYVSDEAKATIGEASAPPIRTVKIGAGDAQFTAGGETCQFRHEKRFENQTGLAVLITTDEDAASVDGKIKRANDFEYERVGVMMRNNLVAIKDNGGASLADMAKKVMEGAPKQAIILMSDSVDSLKDGAAACGDNKPLLYGATSENVDAFAALAQETGCVIGVKGKNIDDLVETADKLLAAGVKDMVIDTGARTMRGAFEDNVVARRSAVKEKFKPLGFPTITFPCEMCDDLMMEAMIGSVLMAKYTGITVFSDIQGDILFPLLLEQLNIFTDPQRPMVVAEDIYPITGPDENSPVLITCNFSLTYFIVSGEIEGSKVPSWLLIKDTEGLSVLTAWAAGKFGADLIAMFVNKSGILDKVKHRELIIPGYLATIKGELEEELPDWTITIGPREAGHLPAFLKEWKPAA; the protein is encoded by the coding sequence ATGGCGTTAACCGGTATACAGATACTCAAAATGCTGCCCAAGAAGAATTGCGGCGAGTGTGACATACCTACCTGTCTCGCCTTTGCCATGAAAGTGGCTGCCGGGCAGGCTGAAATCGAAACATGTCCTTATGTCAGTGATGAGGCAAAGGCCACCATTGGTGAGGCTTCAGCACCGCCGATTCGTACCGTTAAGATCGGTGCCGGTGATGCCCAGTTCACCGCAGGCGGTGAAACCTGTCAATTCCGGCATGAGAAGCGCTTCGAGAACCAAACCGGTCTGGCTGTGCTGATTACAACGGATGAGGATGCGGCCTCTGTTGACGGCAAAATCAAACGGGCCAATGACTTCGAGTACGAGCGTGTCGGCGTGATGATGCGCAATAATCTGGTCGCTATTAAGGATAATGGCGGTGCTTCGCTGGCAGATATGGCCAAGAAGGTCATGGAAGGTGCTCCGAAGCAGGCCATTATTTTAATGAGTGATAGCGTGGACAGCCTTAAGGATGGTGCTGCGGCTTGTGGTGATAATAAACCCTTGCTTTATGGTGCCACCAGCGAGAATGTCGATGCCTTTGCTGCACTTGCTCAGGAGACCGGTTGTGTTATCGGTGTGAAGGGTAAGAATATTGATGATCTGGTAGAAACAGCAGATAAGCTCCTCGCTGCTGGGGTCAAGGATATGGTCATCGATACCGGTGCCCGGACCATGCGCGGCGCCTTTGAGGATAATGTTGTGGCTCGTCGCTCTGCGGTGAAGGAGAAATTCAAACCGCTTGGCTTTCCTACCATCACCTTTCCCTGCGAGATGTGTGATGACCTGATGATGGAGGCCATGATAGGCTCTGTCCTGATGGCCAAGTACACCGGGATTACGGTCTTCTCTGACATTCAGGGGGATATACTCTTCCCGCTCCTGCTGGAGCAGCTGAACATCTTCACTGACCCGCAGCGTCCGATGGTTGTTGCTGAGGATATTTATCCGATCACCGGCCCGGATGAGAATTCACCGGTACTGATTACCTGTAACTTCTCGCTCACCTACTTTATTGTTTCCGGTGAGATCGAAGGCTCCAAGGTGCCCAGTTGGCTGCTGATCAAGGATACCGAAGGTCTTTCCGTGCTCACAGCTTGGGCTGCCGGTAAATTCGGTGCCGATCTGATCGCCATGTTTGTTAATAAATCTGGCATTTTGGATAAAGTCAAGCATCGGGAACTGATCATTCCGGGCTACTTGGCAACCATCAAGGGTGAGTTGGAAGAAGAGCTGCCTGACTGGACCATCACCATCGGGCCTCGCGAAGCTGGACATCTGCCTGCATTCCTCAAGGAGTGGAAACCGGCAGCGTAG
- a CDS encoding type II toxin-antitoxin system Phd/YefM family antitoxin, translated as MAERILAGRIASISELKKNPMGVLAQGEGDPVAILNRNKPAFYCVPAQAYEELLNRLEDMELNAIADTRKGQERIKVKLDEL; from the coding sequence ATGGCGGAGCGCATTTTAGCTGGCAGAATAGCCAGTATTTCTGAACTGAAGAAAAATCCGATGGGGGTTCTTGCCCAGGGAGAAGGCGATCCAGTTGCGATTCTGAATCGGAATAAACCGGCTTTTTACTGTGTTCCGGCGCAGGCATACGAAGAACTGCTTAACCGGCTGGAAGATATGGAACTGAATGCCATTGCTGATACCCGTAAAGGTCAGGAGCGAATCAAGGTGAAACTGGATGAGCTATGA
- a CDS encoding type II toxin-antitoxin system RelE/ParE family toxin, producing the protein MSWSFCLKPSDGSVKKQFKKKLAERLQNPFVPASKLSGSETRYKIKLRSVGYRLVYEVIDSELVVVVIAVGKRENSMVYKKAAGRRR; encoded by the coding sequence ATGAGCTGGAGTTTCTGTCTGAAGCCTTCGGATGGTTCCGTAAAAAAGCAGTTCAAGAAAAAGCTGGCAGAACGTCTCCAGAATCCCTTTGTTCCGGCCTCCAAGCTCTCGGGCAGTGAAACTCGGTATAAAATCAAGTTGCGGTCTGTCGGTTACCGCTTGGTTTACGAAGTGATTGACTCTGAGTTGGTTGTTGTGGTTATTGCTGTGGGCAAACGGGAGAACAGTATGGTGTATAAAAAAGCTGCTGGTCGCCGGAGATAA
- a CDS encoding IS1380 family transposase has product MKSKQNKRSARVSPKKIQINKGAKGVTAQAGLIPAVKFLQKHNVGQLIQETLEHQRGATATYDAVDIIFLPLIAIIGGARSISNIATVWADSVLCRIAGWRLIPDETTFGRLFRTFSYRHINNLEVLNHRLRARMWRKGLRSGKSKVGAAHCLVVDVDSTEKTVYGSQQGAAKGFNPHKRGAKSYHPLLAFCAESKEILQGWLRCGNAYTSNGIVEFTKQLLAHLPNGTRILFRGDSGFFVGALLDLLDQYGHSYLIKVKLKGLVTLLSKQSWEPVPGQAGWEQCIFFHKCTTWSSTRLFVAVRREKPADPAKPATLFEMKEFDYFCYVVSEIADPWQVHKRYGQRATCETWIEEAKNQTALVHIKTEDFWANSVLFQTAILAYNTIRWMALLSGNAVLRRWEPGTIRTFLVRVAGKYTTGGRQQKLFVPERMLYSTQWDDWVAVGLY; this is encoded by the coding sequence ATGAAGTCTAAACAGAATAAACGATCTGCCCGAGTCTCGCCCAAAAAAATACAAATTAATAAAGGAGCAAAAGGGGTTACAGCACAGGCAGGCTTGATTCCTGCCGTAAAGTTCCTGCAAAAACATAATGTTGGCCAGCTTATCCAGGAAACTTTAGAACATCAACGCGGAGCCACCGCCACTTATGATGCAGTTGATATAATATTTCTCCCTTTGATAGCTATTATCGGCGGAGCTCGTTCTATCAGCAATATTGCAACAGTCTGGGCAGATAGCGTACTTTGCCGGATAGCAGGATGGCGGTTAATCCCGGACGAAACAACCTTTGGCCGCCTTTTTCGAACATTCAGCTATCGTCATATCAATAACCTGGAAGTTCTTAATCATCGGTTGCGTGCTCGCATGTGGCGTAAGGGATTGCGATCCGGGAAAAGTAAAGTCGGTGCAGCCCACTGTCTGGTTGTTGATGTGGATTCCACAGAAAAGACGGTATACGGTTCTCAGCAAGGAGCGGCCAAAGGGTTTAATCCACATAAACGCGGTGCAAAATCGTATCATCCTCTGCTTGCATTTTGCGCTGAAAGCAAAGAGATATTGCAAGGGTGGCTTCGATGCGGCAATGCCTATACAAGTAATGGTATTGTCGAGTTTACCAAGCAACTTCTGGCACACCTTCCCAATGGAACCCGGATTTTGTTCAGGGGCGACAGCGGTTTTTTTGTTGGTGCCCTGCTTGATCTTTTGGATCAGTATGGTCATAGTTACCTGATCAAGGTTAAGCTCAAGGGGCTGGTCACCCTTCTGTCCAAACAATCCTGGGAGCCGGTCCCCGGGCAGGCCGGTTGGGAACAATGTATCTTTTTTCATAAATGTACGACCTGGTCTTCGACCCGACTCTTTGTTGCGGTCCGCAGAGAGAAACCGGCTGACCCGGCAAAACCAGCGACCCTGTTTGAGATGAAGGAGTTCGATTACTTCTGTTATGTGGTCAGTGAGATTGCTGATCCATGGCAGGTCCACAAACGATACGGCCAACGAGCAACTTGTGAAACCTGGATTGAGGAAGCAAAAAACCAGACTGCGTTGGTACATATCAAGACAGAAGATTTCTGGGCAAATAGTGTGTTGTTTCAAACTGCTATTCTGGCATACAACACGATACGATGGATGGCTTTATTGAGCGGTAATGCTGTATTACGTCGCTGGGAGCCAGGTACAATTCGTACATTTCTCGTTCGGGTGGCTGGGAAGTATACTACTGGTGGACGGCAGCAAAAGCTATTTGTTCCCGAACGAATGCTGTATTCCACTCAGTGGGATGACTGGGTGGCGGTGGGGCTGTACTGA
- a CDS encoding helix-turn-helix domain-containing protein, whose translation MGRDHPLRWIRVRANAVLLSENKMPLQNIAKIYGVCRQTASTWLKNWEKSGIFGLVDKSGRGRHKILSPEKEEKVVEITTSSPRSLNQTLAEIQKRWKVKISKSTLKRTCKKLGLSWKRVRKSLRGKRNDEKFAATLVELKVLINQADKREIDFYYLN comes from the coding sequence ATGGGCAGGGATCATCCATTACGTTGGATAAGAGTTAGGGCAAATGCAGTGCTTCTCAGCGAGAATAAAATGCCCTTGCAAAATATTGCTAAAATATACGGTGTTTGTCGCCAAACAGCTTCTACTTGGCTGAAAAACTGGGAAAAAAGTGGTATTTTCGGGTTGGTAGATAAATCTGGTCGTGGACGACACAAAATATTGTCACCAGAAAAAGAAGAAAAGGTCGTTGAGATTACTACATCTTCACCCCGCTCATTAAACCAGACACTTGCAGAGATACAGAAAAGGTGGAAAGTGAAAATTAGTAAATCTACCTTAAAAAGGACCTGTAAAAAGTTAGGGTTATCTTGGAAGCGAGTTAGAAAGTCTTTGCGTGGCAAAAGGAATGATGAAAAATTTGCCGCTACGCTTGTAGAGCTCAAGGTATTGATTAATCAGGCGGATAAGAGGGAGATAGATTTTTATTACCTAAATTGA
- the acsB gene encoding acetyl-CoA decarbonylase/synthase complex subunit alpha/beta encodes MSKIICSAAIRGAQKIVDMAEASYEEALKKYGPEQEVAFPNTAYYLPIIYSMLGAKVEKIGDMKDIFQECRKLLPTIVTEDIWLPYLGPALDAGMATYFAEEMYEAIDYLNSPNYYTKTEDPTADNIWLGAADDVIFRKRGVEFVDGTAPGFAAIVGSPSDPEVASKIALELQEKNLYIFMHTDSDGNYMPDLLVKNGVQVGWNTRLVPFGKRYTSVVFSIGFACRVAMAFGGVKPGDSRANLLYNKDRTYAFVMPFGPVSDEWYANAAGAINWGFPTISDYDIPEILPTGVCTYEHVVSNVPHDEIVQKAIEVRGLKVNVSKIDIPMSFGPAFEGERIRKDDLFMECGGGRTTGVEVLISKEMDEVEDGLVTLDGPDISDIELGQNLPISILVEVAGREMQSDFEPILERQFHHLMNYIQGIMHIGQRNIMWVRIGKAAVEKGFSFKHLGIVLHGKLHQEFGAILDKVQVKISTIQEQVDEVMELAKQVYDERDLRLGSMTDETEDVFYSCTLCQSFAPSHVCVITPERIGMCGAYNWLDGKASYQINPTGPNQPIEKGECTDPDNGYFTGINEFVNQASRGAVTDVSCYSLMNNPMTACGCFEAIAAMLPQCNGIMVVNRDYMGMTPSGMKFTTLAGMAGGGMQTPGFMGVSKHYMTSKKLFKAEGGIKRVVWMPKIMKDEISEKLKAICEHVGMPELYDMIATEEQGTTEEEILEFLKEKGHPALKMETAMG; translated from the coding sequence ATGTCAAAGATTATCTGCTCCGCAGCAATACGCGGTGCCCAAAAAATCGTGGATATGGCCGAAGCGTCCTATGAGGAGGCCTTAAAAAAGTACGGCCCTGAACAGGAGGTTGCCTTTCCTAACACGGCCTATTACCTGCCGATTATTTATTCCATGCTTGGAGCTAAGGTGGAAAAAATCGGCGATATGAAAGATATTTTTCAGGAATGTCGTAAGCTCTTGCCGACCATTGTTACCGAGGATATCTGGCTGCCCTACCTGGGTCCTGCCCTGGATGCCGGTATGGCAACCTATTTTGCCGAGGAAATGTACGAGGCAATCGACTACCTGAATTCGCCTAATTACTACACCAAGACCGAAGACCCCACCGCAGATAATATCTGGCTGGGCGCGGCAGACGACGTTATCTTCCGAAAACGTGGTGTCGAGTTTGTTGACGGTACGGCTCCGGGCTTTGCTGCCATCGTCGGTTCTCCTTCAGATCCTGAGGTCGCCTCCAAGATTGCCTTGGAGTTGCAGGAAAAGAACCTCTATATCTTTATGCACACCGATTCAGATGGCAATTACATGCCGGATCTGTTGGTAAAGAACGGGGTGCAGGTTGGCTGGAATACCCGTTTGGTGCCCTTTGGTAAGCGCTATACCTCAGTGGTCTTTTCCATTGGTTTTGCCTGTCGTGTGGCGATGGCTTTCGGTGGTGTCAAGCCCGGCGATTCCAGAGCTAACCTGCTCTATAATAAGGATCGTACCTACGCCTTTGTTATGCCTTTCGGACCGGTCAGCGATGAGTGGTATGCCAATGCTGCTGGCGCCATTAACTGGGGTTTTCCGACCATCTCTGATTATGATATTCCTGAGATCCTGCCCACCGGTGTCTGCACCTACGAGCACGTGGTTTCCAATGTACCCCATGACGAGATCGTCCAGAAGGCCATTGAGGTACGCGGCCTGAAGGTCAATGTGAGCAAGATCGACATTCCCATGTCCTTCGGTCCTGCCTTTGAGGGCGAGCGTATCCGTAAGGATGACCTGTTCATGGAATGCGGTGGTGGTCGAACCACCGGTGTGGAGGTTCTGATTTCCAAAGAAATGGACGAGGTTGAAGACGGTCTGGTGACTCTGGACGGTCCCGATATCTCTGACATTGAACTGGGACAGAACCTGCCGATTTCTATCCTGGTCGAGGTGGCAGGTCGTGAGATGCAGTCCGACTTTGAGCCGATCCTGGAGCGTCAGTTTCATCACCTGATGAACTATATTCAGGGCATTATGCATATCGGTCAGCGGAATATCATGTGGGTGCGTATCGGCAAGGCTGCCGTGGAAAAAGGATTTTCCTTCAAACATCTTGGCATTGTCCTGCACGGTAAACTGCATCAGGAATTTGGTGCTATTTTGGATAAGGTACAGGTCAAAATATCCACCATTCAGGAGCAGGTGGACGAGGTTATGGAGCTTGCCAAGCAGGTGTATGATGAGCGTGATCTGCGTCTTGGCTCTATGACCGATGAGACCGAAGATGTTTTCTACTCCTGTACCCTGTGCCAGTCCTTTGCACCCAGTCATGTTTGTGTGATTACACCAGAACGTATTGGTATGTGCGGTGCCTATAACTGGCTTGACGGTAAGGCATCGTATCAGATTAATCCAACAGGTCCGAATCAGCCCATTGAAAAGGGCGAGTGTACAGACCCGGATAACGGCTACTTTACTGGTATTAACGAGTTTGTTAATCAGGCATCTCGTGGGGCAGTCACTGATGTGAGCTGCTATTCTTTGATGAATAACCCCATGACCGCCTGTGGTTGCTTTGAGGCCATTGCCGCTATGCTGCCGCAATGTAACGGCATCATGGTCGTTAACCGTGACTACATGGGCATGACCCCGTCTGGAATGAAGTTCACCACCTTGGCCGGTATGGCTGGTGGCGGTATGCAGACACCCGGCTTCATGGGCGTGTCCAAGCATTACATGACCAGTAAAAAGCTGTTCAAAGCTGAGGGCGGTATTAAGCGTGTGGTCTGGATGCCTAAGATCATGAAGGATGAGATCAGCGAGAAGCTGAAAGCCATCTGCGAACATGTGGGTATGCCGGAGTTGTACGATATGATCGCCACCGAAGAGCAGGGCACCACTGAGGAAGAGATTCTTGAGTTCCTCAAGGAGAAGGGGCATCCTGCGCTGAAGATGGAAACGGCGATGGGGTGA